One stretch of Manis pentadactyla isolate mManPen7 chromosome 10, mManPen7.hap1, whole genome shotgun sequence DNA includes these proteins:
- the TROAP gene encoding tastin isoform X1 — MATHQATKDPLLRGVSPTPSKIPVRFQRRPPLLTVKPCALDQENQDPRRLVQKLSVQRPFQDSAGLRPEATSQTEKSEKLVGSIQLRNPLEELRPSRRGQNVGPRPPPQTEASGAIEFVADPAALATILSGEGVKSCCLGRQPSLAQRVVVRGTQGGSIQRGQGARASAYLAPRTPTHRLDPARASCFSRLEGPGPRGQTLCPQRLEALIPSSGPSFHPSARPSFQKLRRETGDSNRTAVSQVSGLPLEIPVQPASSLPEEREIVTRSDEGRGGPLGLAQRVPLRETREITHSRDSCDSLLRPSPGRVVPPSITHPSPFGWAQRVPSPGPSAPTSYSVLKRLAFRPKTQFTPYLSAPRVQQARQLSGLSPQSCPEEPAPPWEQIAVRLFDQESCASLQAGPSKPPVATHYGPHPCSTPSLQELKMQRISILQQLLRQEVEGLAGSKCAPLNGGSSLDMVELQPVLAEVSRTLNASENNSGAFHPPELLEHSGMPKPRLPEECGEAQPCPPAEPGPPESCHRREPEIPEFSSPELPEVSEPCPPAEPGLLQTCSQEQTGLPEPFPKVEPGASEACSLEPKSPESNPQPSCNQWAPAATSLIFSSQRPLCASPPICSHQSVRPPTGQTGPSNLAPQTMALKQRLKACLMAIHRFHEARLDDECAFYTSRAPPSGPTRVCSNPVATLLEWQDALVSLQTSARLCLPSKRMGSRKWGRGCSSRMAGL; from the exons ATGGCTACCCACCAAGCCACAAAGGATCCTCTCCTCCGGGGTGTTTCTCCCACCCCTAGCAAGATTCCCGTTCGCTTTCAGAGACGCCCTCCTCTTCTCACAGTCAAACCCTGTGCCCTGGACCAGGAGAACCAAGATCCAAGG AGATTGGTGCAGAAGCTCAGTGTTCAGCGTCCCTTCCAAGACTCAGCAGGCCTCCGGCCCGAAGCCACATCTcagacagagaaatcagagaaattgGTGGGAAGCATTCAACTCCGGAATCCTTTGGAGGAGCTCAGGCCTAGCCGTAGGGGACAAAATGTGGGACCTAGGCCCCCTCCCCAGACAG AGGCTTCAGGGGCCATAGAGTTTGTGGCTGATCCTGCAGCCCTGGCCACCATCCTGTCAGGTGAGGGGGTGAAGAGCTGTTGCCTGGGGCGCCAGCCCAGTCTGGCTCAGAGAGTAGTGGTTCGAGGGACCCAGGGAGGCAGTATCCAGAGGGGCCAG GGTGCCCGGGCCTCTGCATATCTGGCCCCCAGAACCCCCACCCACCGACTGGACCCTGCCCGAGCTTCCTGCTTTTCCAGGCTGGAGGGACCAGGACCCCGTGGCCAGACCTTATGTCCACAGAGGCTCGAGGCTCTG ATTCCATCTTCAGGACCTTCCTTTCACCCCTCCGCTCGCCCCAGTTTCCAGAAGCTAAGAAGAGAGACAGGTGACAGCAACCG GACTGCAGTGAGCCAAGTCTCAGGATTGCCCCTGGAGATCCCAGTCCAGCCTG CTTCCTCTCTCCCTGAAGAACGTGAAATTGTTACTCGCTCAGATGAAGGCCGTGGGGGCCCCCTAGGTCTGGCCCAGCGAGTACCGTTAAGAGAAACCCGAGAGATAACCCACAGCAGG GACAGCTGTGATTCCCTCCTGAGGCCTTCCCCTGGCCGTGTTGTACCACCTTCCATCACCCATCCATCACCCTTTGGATGGGCTCAGCGTGTACCCTCGCCTGGCCCCTCAGCTCCA ACCTCATATTCAGTGTTGAAACGTCTTGCCTTTCGCCCCAAAACCCAGTTCACACCCTACTTATCAGCCCCCAGAGTTCAGCAG GCCCGGCAGTTGAGTGGTCTCTCTCCGCAGTCTTGCCCTGAAGAGCCTGCCCCACCCTGG GAGCAGATTGCAGTTCGATTATTTGACCAGGAGAGTTGTGCAAGTTTGCAGGCGGGGCCTAGTAAACCACCTGTGGCAACTCATTATGGACCCCACCCCTGTAGCACCCCCAGCCTCCAGGAGCTGAAGATGCAG CGCATCAGTATCCTGCAGCAGCTTTTGCGACAGGAGGTAGAGGGGCTGGCAGGGTCCAAATGTGCCCCCCTTAATGGAGGCTCCTCTCTGGATATGGTTGAACTTCAGCCCGTACTGGCTGAGGTTTCTAGGACTCTGAATGCCTCAGAAAATAATTCTGGGGCTTTCCACCCTCCTGAACTATTAGAGCACTCTGGGATGCCAAAGCCCCGCCTTCCAGAGGAGTGTGGGGAAGCACAGCCCTGCCCTCCAGCAGAGCCAGGGCCCCCAGAGTCCTGCCATAGGAGGGAGCCTGAGATACCAGAGTTCTCCTCCCCGGAACTGCCCGAGGTATCAGAGCCCTGTCCTCCAGCAGAGCCTGGACTGCTTCAGACCTGTTCCCAGGAGCAGACTGGACTCCCAGAGCCCTTCCCTAAGGTAGAACCTGGGGCCTCAGAGGCCTGCTCCCTGGAACCCAAAAGTCCAGAGTCCAACCCACAGCCCTCCTGCAATCAGTGGGCTCCAGCGGCCACCAGCCTGATCTTCTCCTCCCAACGCCCACTTTGTGCCAGCCCCCCTATCTGCTCACACCAGTCTGTGAGGCCCCCAACAGGCCAGACAG GCCCCAGCAATCTGGCTCCTCAAACCATGGCCCTGAAGCAGCGCCTCAAAGCATGTCTGATGGCCATCCACCGCTTCCATGAGGCCCGCCTGGATGATGAATGTGCCTTCTACACCAGCAGAGCCCCTCCCTCAGGCCCCACCCGGGTCTGCTCCAACCCTGTGGCCACATTACTCGAATGGCAGGATGCCCTGGTGAGCCTCCAAACCAGTGCCAGGCTGTGTCTGCCCAGCAAACGTATGGGAAGTAGGAagtggggcaggggctgcagTTCAAGAATGGCTGGGCTGTGA
- the TROAP gene encoding tastin isoform X2 — MATHQATKDPLLRGVSPTPSKIPVRFQRRPPLLTVKPCALDQENQDPRRLVQKLSVQRPFQDSAGLRPEATSQTEKSEKLVGSIQLRNPLEELRPSRRGQNVGPRPPPQTEASGAIEFVADPAALATILSGEGVKSCCLGRQPSLAQRVVVRGTQGGSIQRGQGARASAYLAPRTPTHRLDPARASCFSRLEGPGPRGQTLCPQRLEALIPSSGPSFHPSARPSFQKLRRETGDSNRTAVSQVSGLPLEIPVQPASSLPEEREIVTRSDEGRGGPLGLAQRVPLRETREITHSRDSCDSLLRPSPGRVVPPSITHPSPFGWAQRVPSPGPSAPTSYSVLKRLAFRPKTQFTPYLSAPRVQQARQLSGLSPQSCPEEPAPPWEQIAVRLFDQESCASLQAGPSKPPVATHYGPHPCSTPSLQELKMQRISILQQLLRQEVEGLAGSKCAPLNGGSSLDMVELQPVLAEVSRTLNASENNSGAFHPPELLEHSGMPKPRLPEECGEAQPCPPAEPGPPESCHRREPEIPEFSSPELPEVSEPCPPAEPGLLQTCSQEQTGLPEPFPKVEPGASEACSLEPKSPESNPQPSCNQWAPAATSLIFSSQRPLCASPPICSHQSVRPPTGQTGPSNLAPQTMALKQRLKACLMAIHRFHEARLDDECAFYTSRAPPSGPTRVCSNPVATLLEWQDALCFIPVDSAAPQDTLS; from the exons ATGGCTACCCACCAAGCCACAAAGGATCCTCTCCTCCGGGGTGTTTCTCCCACCCCTAGCAAGATTCCCGTTCGCTTTCAGAGACGCCCTCCTCTTCTCACAGTCAAACCCTGTGCCCTGGACCAGGAGAACCAAGATCCAAGG AGATTGGTGCAGAAGCTCAGTGTTCAGCGTCCCTTCCAAGACTCAGCAGGCCTCCGGCCCGAAGCCACATCTcagacagagaaatcagagaaattgGTGGGAAGCATTCAACTCCGGAATCCTTTGGAGGAGCTCAGGCCTAGCCGTAGGGGACAAAATGTGGGACCTAGGCCCCCTCCCCAGACAG AGGCTTCAGGGGCCATAGAGTTTGTGGCTGATCCTGCAGCCCTGGCCACCATCCTGTCAGGTGAGGGGGTGAAGAGCTGTTGCCTGGGGCGCCAGCCCAGTCTGGCTCAGAGAGTAGTGGTTCGAGGGACCCAGGGAGGCAGTATCCAGAGGGGCCAG GGTGCCCGGGCCTCTGCATATCTGGCCCCCAGAACCCCCACCCACCGACTGGACCCTGCCCGAGCTTCCTGCTTTTCCAGGCTGGAGGGACCAGGACCCCGTGGCCAGACCTTATGTCCACAGAGGCTCGAGGCTCTG ATTCCATCTTCAGGACCTTCCTTTCACCCCTCCGCTCGCCCCAGTTTCCAGAAGCTAAGAAGAGAGACAGGTGACAGCAACCG GACTGCAGTGAGCCAAGTCTCAGGATTGCCCCTGGAGATCCCAGTCCAGCCTG CTTCCTCTCTCCCTGAAGAACGTGAAATTGTTACTCGCTCAGATGAAGGCCGTGGGGGCCCCCTAGGTCTGGCCCAGCGAGTACCGTTAAGAGAAACCCGAGAGATAACCCACAGCAGG GACAGCTGTGATTCCCTCCTGAGGCCTTCCCCTGGCCGTGTTGTACCACCTTCCATCACCCATCCATCACCCTTTGGATGGGCTCAGCGTGTACCCTCGCCTGGCCCCTCAGCTCCA ACCTCATATTCAGTGTTGAAACGTCTTGCCTTTCGCCCCAAAACCCAGTTCACACCCTACTTATCAGCCCCCAGAGTTCAGCAG GCCCGGCAGTTGAGTGGTCTCTCTCCGCAGTCTTGCCCTGAAGAGCCTGCCCCACCCTGG GAGCAGATTGCAGTTCGATTATTTGACCAGGAGAGTTGTGCAAGTTTGCAGGCGGGGCCTAGTAAACCACCTGTGGCAACTCATTATGGACCCCACCCCTGTAGCACCCCCAGCCTCCAGGAGCTGAAGATGCAG CGCATCAGTATCCTGCAGCAGCTTTTGCGACAGGAGGTAGAGGGGCTGGCAGGGTCCAAATGTGCCCCCCTTAATGGAGGCTCCTCTCTGGATATGGTTGAACTTCAGCCCGTACTGGCTGAGGTTTCTAGGACTCTGAATGCCTCAGAAAATAATTCTGGGGCTTTCCACCCTCCTGAACTATTAGAGCACTCTGGGATGCCAAAGCCCCGCCTTCCAGAGGAGTGTGGGGAAGCACAGCCCTGCCCTCCAGCAGAGCCAGGGCCCCCAGAGTCCTGCCATAGGAGGGAGCCTGAGATACCAGAGTTCTCCTCCCCGGAACTGCCCGAGGTATCAGAGCCCTGTCCTCCAGCAGAGCCTGGACTGCTTCAGACCTGTTCCCAGGAGCAGACTGGACTCCCAGAGCCCTTCCCTAAGGTAGAACCTGGGGCCTCAGAGGCCTGCTCCCTGGAACCCAAAAGTCCAGAGTCCAACCCACAGCCCTCCTGCAATCAGTGGGCTCCAGCGGCCACCAGCCTGATCTTCTCCTCCCAACGCCCACTTTGTGCCAGCCCCCCTATCTGCTCACACCAGTCTGTGAGGCCCCCAACAGGCCAGACAG GCCCCAGCAATCTGGCTCCTCAAACCATGGCCCTGAAGCAGCGCCTCAAAGCATGTCTGATGGCCATCCACCGCTTCCATGAGGCCCGCCTGGATGATGAATGTGCCTTCTACACCAGCAGAGCCCCTCCCTCAGGCCCCACCCGGGTCTGCTCCAACCCTGTGGCCACATTACTCGAATGGCAGGATGCCCTG TGTTTTATTCCAGTTGATTCTGCTGCCCCACAGGACACTCTGTCATGA
- the C1QL4 gene encoding complement C1q-like protein 4: MVLLLLVAIPLLVHSSRGPAHYEMLGRCRMVCDPHAPRGPDPDGAPASVPPFPSGAKGEVGRRGKAGLRGPPGPPGPRGPPGEPGRPGPPGPPGPGPGGVAPPAGYMPRIAFYAGLRRPHEGYEVLRFDDVVTNVGNAYEAASGKFTCPMPGVYFFAYHVLMRGGDGTSMWADLMKNGQVRASAIAQDADQNYDYASNSVILHLDVGDEVFIKLDGGKVHGGNTNKYSTFSGFIIYPD, from the exons atggtgctgctgctgctggtcgcCATCCCGCTGCTGGTGCACAGCTCCCGCGGGCCGGCGCACTACGAGATGCTGGGTCGCTGCCGCATGGTGTGCGACCCGCACGCACCGCGAGGCCCAGACCCCGACGGCGCGCCCGCCTCGGTGCCCCCCTTTCCTTCAGGAGCCAAGGGAGAGGTGGGCCGGCGCGGGAAGGCAGGTCTGCGTGGGCCCCCGGGACCTCCAGGTCCCAGAGGGCCTCCAGGAGAGCCCGGCAGGCCAGGTCCCCCGGGACCTCCCGGCCCAGGCCCCGGTGGGGTGGCGCCCCCTGCCGGCTACATGCCTCGCATTGCCTTCTACGCGGGCCTGCGGCGGCCACACGAGGGTTACGAGGTGCTGCGCTTCGACGACGTTGTGACTAATGTGGGCAACGCTTATGAGGCGGCCAGCGGCAAGTTCACCTGCCCCATGCCGGGTGTCTACTTCTTCGCTTACCACGTGCTCATGCGCGGCGGTGACGGCACCAGCATGTGGGCCGACCTGATGAAGAATGGACAG GTCCGGGCCAGCGCCATTGCTCAGGACGCGGACCAGAACTACGACTACGCCAGCAACAGCGTCATCCTGCACCTGGATGTGGGCGATGAAGTCTTCATCAAGCTGGACGGCGGGAAGGTGCATGGCGGTAACACGAACAAGTACAGCACCTTCTCTGGCTTCATCATCTACCCGGACTGA
- the DNAJC22 gene encoding dnaJ homolog subfamily C member 22, with the protein MAKGLLVTYALWAVGGPAGLHHLYLGRDSHALLWMLTLGGGGLGWLWEFWKLPSFVAQANRAQGQRQSSGEGTPPVSPIRFAAQMIVGIYFGLMALISLSFMANFYIVGLPLAVGLGVLLVAAVGNQTSDFKNTLGAAFLTSPLFYGCPIAILPISLAASMTAQMHRRYKASGGPEKLSVRLYRLGLAYLAFTGPLAYSALCNTAATLSFVAETLGSILSWFSFFPLLGCLMESVLLLPYRVGRLLVGDPGFSCSYFQEWEKLYEFVRTFQDEKHQLANQILGLPEGATKEEIHRRYRELVKIWHPDHNRHRTEEAQRHFLEIKAAYEVLSQPRKPRGFWK; encoded by the exons ATGGCCAAGGGGCTCCTGGTGACCTATGCCCTCTGGGCTGTAGGGGGCCCTGCTGGGCTCCACCACCTGTACCTGGGGCGGGACAGTCATGCACTGCTCTGGATGCTTACCCTGGGTGGTGGTGGGCTGGGCTGGCTCTGGGAATTCTGGAAGCTCCCAAGCTTTGTAGCTCAGGCCAACAGAGCCCAGGGGCAGAGGCAGAGCTCAGGAGAGGGGACACCTCCTGTGAGTCCCATTCGCTTTGCTGCCCAGATGATAGTGGGCATCTACTTTGGCCTCATGGCTCTCATTAGCCTTTCTTTCATGGCCAACTTCTATATAGTGGGCCTCCCACTGGCGGTTGGATTAGGGGTGTTGTTGGTGGCTGCTGTTGGCAACCAGACCTCAGACTTTAAGAACACTCTAGGGGCAGCATTTCTTACTTCTCCTCTCTTCTATGGCTGTCCCATAGCCATCCTGCCCATCAGCTTGGCTGCCAGCATGACAGCCCAGATGCATCGCCGATACAAAGCTTCAGGTGGGCCAGAGAAGCTCAGTGTGAGGCTCTACCGCCTGGGCTTGGCTTACCTTGCTTTCACCGGCCCGCTAGCCTACAGCGCCCTCTGCAATACAGCTGCCACCCTCAGCTTTGTGGCTGAGACCCTTGGCTCCATCTTGAGCTGGTTCAGCTTCTTTCCCCTACTTGGCTGCCTCATGGAGTCTGTCCTCCTTCTGCCTTACCGGGTCGGGAGGCTACTGGTGGGGGATCCTGGCTTCAGCTGCAGCTACTTCCAGGAGTGGGAGAAGCTGTATGAATTTGTCCGGACTTTTCAGGATGAGAAACATCAGCTGGCTAACCAG ATTTTGGGCCTCCCAGAGGGGGCAACAAAAGAGGAAATCCATCGGCGATACAGGGAGCTAGTGAAGATCTGGCACCCTGACCACAACCGGCACCGGACAGAGGAGGCTCAGAGGCACTTCCTGGAGATCAAAGCTGCATATGAAGTCCTGAGTCAGCCCAGAAAGCCCAGGGGATTCTGGAAGTGA